In Luteitalea sp. TBR-22, one genomic interval encodes:
- a CDS encoding neutral/alkaline non-lysosomal ceramidase N-terminal domain-containing protein, whose amino-acid sequence MPLHRRAFLTAAAVAALRPWRLDAAGWRAGVATVDITPKTSLWMAGFAARTQPAQGTSQPLHAKALAIEDVRGRRLVVVTLDLLGVTGPMADRISTAVRARYKVPRERLLLASSHTHSGPVVDTQLLVAYDVTPQQIADIEAYTGWLEGQIVDVVGAALKGLAPATLHAGETTAGFAANRRVQYTPDGPVDHRVPLLRVDIGGAPKAILFSYACHNTTLQASNVEWHGDYAGVAQAAIEAAQPGLTALFMTGCGADANPKPRGTFADVEQHGRALARAVTDAMTGLAPIAGDTRAAIEFVDLPFEKALTPDEWKTRFGLADPYVARHARLMETVKARDGKLPTSQPIPLQVWRFGKAVTLVALGGEVVVDYALRLRREHPDDHVWPVGYANDVFGYVPSKRVLTEGGYEGGGALLYYGRPGPFDATVEDRIFTTLERLLKETR is encoded by the coding sequence GTGCCTCTCCATCGTCGAGCCTTCCTGACTGCCGCGGCGGTGGCAGCGCTTCGCCCGTGGCGCCTGGACGCCGCAGGCTGGCGCGCCGGCGTGGCCACCGTCGACATCACCCCGAAGACCTCGCTCTGGATGGCCGGCTTCGCGGCGCGCACGCAGCCCGCCCAGGGGACGTCGCAGCCCCTGCATGCCAAGGCGCTGGCGATCGAGGACGTTCGCGGCCGACGGCTCGTCGTCGTCACGCTCGACCTGCTCGGCGTCACCGGCCCGATGGCCGACCGCATCAGCACGGCGGTCCGGGCTCGCTACAAGGTGCCGCGCGAGCGCCTGTTGCTCGCGTCGAGCCATACGCACAGCGGGCCGGTGGTCGACACGCAGTTGCTGGTGGCCTACGACGTCACGCCGCAGCAGATTGCCGACATCGAGGCGTACACCGGTTGGCTCGAGGGGCAGATCGTCGACGTGGTCGGCGCCGCGCTGAAGGGGCTGGCGCCTGCGACGCTGCACGCGGGCGAGACGACGGCCGGCTTTGCCGCCAACCGTCGCGTGCAGTACACGCCCGACGGGCCCGTCGATCATCGCGTGCCGCTGCTGCGCGTCGACATCGGCGGCGCGCCGAAGGCCATCCTCTTCAGCTACGCCTGTCACAACACGACACTGCAGGCGAGCAACGTGGAGTGGCATGGCGACTACGCCGGCGTCGCGCAGGCCGCCATCGAGGCGGCGCAGCCGGGGCTCACCGCGCTGTTCATGACCGGCTGCGGCGCCGACGCGAACCCGAAGCCGCGTGGCACGTTCGCCGACGTCGAGCAGCACGGCCGTGCGTTGGCCAGGGCCGTGACCGACGCGATGACGGGGCTGGCGCCCATTGCCGGAGACACGCGCGCCGCGATCGAGTTCGTGGACCTCCCCTTCGAGAAGGCGCTGACGCCCGACGAGTGGAAGACGCGCTTCGGCCTGGCCGACCCCTATGTCGCCCGGCACGCGCGCCTCATGGAAACCGTGAAGGCCCGGGACGGCAAGCTGCCGACGAGCCAGCCCATTCCGCTGCAGGTCTGGCGATTCGGCAAGGCCGTCACGCTCGTCGCCCTCGGTGGCGAAGTGGTGGTGGACTATGCGCTGCGCCTGCGTCGCGAGCATCCCGACGACCACGTCTGGCCCGTCGGGTACGCCAACGACGTGTTCGGGTACGTGCCCTCGAAGCGCGTGCTGACCGAGGGCGGCTACGAGGGCGGCGGCGCGTTGCTGTACTACGGTCGCCCGGGCCCGTTCGACGCCACCGTCGAGGACCGCATCTTCACGACGCTCGAGCGCCTGTTGAAGGAGACACGATGA
- a CDS encoding DUF2256 domain-containing protein, whose amino-acid sequence MNGVKKQHLPTKICATCGRPFTWRKKWARDWEQVKYCSDACRRDSTRRVDVSATRPVRSP is encoded by the coding sequence ATGAACGGCGTGAAGAAGCAGCACCTGCCCACGAAGATCTGCGCGACCTGCGGGCGCCCGTTCACCTGGCGCAAGAAGTGGGCGCGCGACTGGGAGCAGGTCAAGTACTGCAGTGATGCCTGCCGCCGTGACTCGACGCGCCGTGTCGACGTCTCCGCCACACGTCCGGTCCGCTCACCGTGA
- a CDS encoding ATP-binding cassette domain-containing protein codes for MKAAAVDFQGVSFSHEDGTPVLDGLTLSVAPGEVVSLLGRSGAGKSTVLRLVNRMLLPTRGSVIVEGADTREWDPIRLRRRIGYVLQDGGLFPHMTVADNVGVVPRLEGWAPHETEARVRTLLAMVGLPPERFATRWPSELSGGQRQRVGVARALAVDPPVLLMDEPFGALDPITRAELQQETARLQQALHKTVLLVTHDVEEALLLSDRVCILEDGRVQACVDVAAFDHADDPVIAALRDARLRRNR; via the coding sequence GTGAAAGCCGCGGCCGTCGACTTCCAGGGCGTCTCGTTCAGCCACGAGGACGGCACGCCCGTGCTCGACGGCCTGACGCTGTCGGTCGCGCCCGGCGAGGTCGTGTCGCTGCTCGGCCGCAGTGGCGCCGGCAAGTCGACGGTGCTGCGGCTGGTCAACCGCATGCTGCTGCCGACCCGCGGCAGCGTCATCGTCGAGGGCGCCGACACGCGCGAGTGGGATCCGATCCGGCTGCGCCGTCGCATCGGGTACGTCCTGCAGGACGGCGGACTCTTCCCGCACATGACCGTCGCCGACAACGTGGGCGTGGTGCCACGCCTCGAGGGTTGGGCGCCGCACGAGACCGAGGCGCGCGTCCGCACGCTGCTCGCGATGGTCGGGCTGCCGCCCGAGCGGTTCGCCACACGATGGCCGTCCGAGTTGTCAGGGGGACAGCGACAGCGGGTCGGGGTCGCGCGGGCGCTTGCCGTCGATCCACCGGTCCTCCTGATGGACGAGCCCTTCGGGGCGCTCGACCCGATCACCCGGGCGGAACTCCAGCAGGAGACGGCCCGCCTGCAGCAGGCGCTGCACAAGACCGTGCTGCTGGTCACGCACGACGTCGAGGAGGCGCTCCTCCTCAGCGACCGCGTCTGCATCCTGGAGGATGGGCGCGTGCAGGCCTGCGTCGATGTCGCGGCCTTCGATCACGCCGACGACCCGGTGATTGCCGCGCTGCGCGATGCCAGGCTACGGAGGAATCGGTGA
- a CDS encoding heavy metal translocating P-type ATPase — protein sequence MGLAPGEGATPRIDARLALSLACGALLLVAWVGETWLGVPHPVAIGLYVASGACGAWDLVRTNIAVIRGGHYRADIDLLMLLAAVGAAGLGEWVEGTFLLFLFSLANAAEHYAMGRATGAIRALGELTPPTARLLFPDGHDEVVPIEQVTRGALVLVRPAERMPVDGIVRSGRSAVDQAPITGESVPVDKAPGDQVFAGTVNGDGALQVETTGAAGERTLDRIITLVAEAQAQKAHTEQLTARFERVFVPVVLVGAAALIVAPPLLGAWPWATSIYRGMALLVAASPCALALGTPAAILSGIAQAARHGVLVKGGAQLEALGMVRALAVDKTGTLTMGRPEVTDVLAVDAEPDRVLAIAAAVERQSQHPLAEAIVRRADAEGVSTPAAGPLESVTARGVRALVDGATVEIGSLRMWADLPGGVPARVSEAVQELQARARSTMVVRHGSCWLGVIGVADRPRPTARAALGALRRLGVSPIVMLTGDNEQVAEAIAQEVGIDEVRAHLLPADKAEAIAQLRRRHGGVAMIGDGVNDAPALASATVGIAMGAAGTAAALEAADVALMSDDIAQVPFAIGLARQTRRIIVQNLVIALGVIALLIVVTTTGTIGIGPAVVLHEGSTLVVIANALRLLAYR from the coding sequence GTGGGCCTTGCGCCTGGGGAAGGTGCCACGCCCCGGATCGATGCGCGGCTCGCGCTGAGCCTCGCCTGTGGCGCGCTGCTGCTGGTCGCCTGGGTGGGGGAGACGTGGCTTGGTGTGCCCCACCCGGTCGCGATCGGCCTGTACGTCGCGTCGGGCGCCTGCGGCGCCTGGGACCTGGTCCGCACCAACATCGCGGTGATCCGGGGCGGACACTACCGCGCCGACATCGACCTGCTGATGCTGCTGGCCGCCGTTGGCGCCGCCGGCCTCGGCGAGTGGGTCGAGGGCACGTTCCTGCTGTTCCTGTTCTCGCTCGCCAATGCCGCCGAGCACTACGCGATGGGGCGCGCGACCGGCGCCATCCGCGCGCTGGGCGAGTTGACGCCACCCACGGCGCGACTGCTCTTCCCTGACGGACACGACGAGGTGGTGCCGATCGAGCAGGTGACGCGCGGCGCCCTGGTGCTGGTGCGCCCGGCCGAGCGGATGCCCGTCGATGGCATCGTGCGCAGCGGCCGATCGGCGGTCGATCAAGCCCCGATCACAGGTGAGTCGGTGCCGGTCGACAAGGCCCCCGGCGATCAGGTGTTCGCCGGGACGGTGAACGGCGACGGCGCGCTACAGGTCGAGACGACCGGCGCGGCCGGCGAACGCACCCTCGACCGGATCATCACGTTGGTCGCCGAGGCGCAGGCCCAGAAGGCGCACACCGAGCAGCTCACCGCGCGCTTCGAGCGCGTCTTCGTGCCCGTGGTGCTGGTCGGCGCCGCGGCGCTGATCGTGGCGCCGCCCCTGCTCGGCGCCTGGCCCTGGGCCACCAGCATCTACCGCGGCATGGCGCTGCTCGTGGCCGCCTCGCCCTGCGCGCTCGCCCTCGGCACGCCGGCCGCGATCCTGTCCGGCATCGCCCAGGCGGCGCGTCACGGCGTGCTGGTCAAGGGCGGCGCGCAACTCGAGGCCCTCGGGATGGTCCGGGCGCTGGCCGTCGACAAGACCGGCACCCTCACGATGGGACGGCCGGAGGTCACCGACGTGCTTGCCGTGGATGCCGAGCCCGATCGGGTGCTCGCCATCGCAGCCGCCGTGGAGCGGCAGTCGCAGCATCCACTGGCCGAGGCGATCGTCCGCCGGGCCGACGCCGAGGGCGTGTCCACGCCGGCCGCCGGCCCGCTCGAGAGCGTGACGGCGCGCGGCGTCCGGGCGCTCGTGGACGGCGCGACCGTCGAGATCGGCAGCCTGCGGATGTGGGCCGACCTGCCCGGCGGCGTGCCGGCACGGGTCTCTGAAGCCGTGCAGGAGCTGCAGGCCCGGGCGCGCAGCACGATGGTCGTCAGGCACGGCTCGTGCTGGCTCGGCGTGATCGGCGTGGCCGACAGGCCGCGCCCGACGGCGCGGGCGGCGCTCGGCGCCCTGCGCCGCCTCGGCGTGTCGCCCATCGTCATGCTCACCGGCGACAACGAGCAGGTCGCCGAGGCGATTGCGCAGGAAGTCGGCATCGACGAGGTCCGCGCGCACCTGCTGCCGGCCGACAAGGCCGAGGCGATCGCGCAGCTCCGCCGCCGACACGGTGGCGTCGCGATGATCGGCGACGGGGTCAACGACGCGCCGGCGCTGGCGAGCGCGACCGTCGGGATCGCGATGGGCGCGGCGGGCACCGCGGCGGCGCTCGAGGCCGCCGACGTCGCGCTCATGAGCGACGACATCGCCCAGGTGCCGTTCGCCATCGGCCTGGCCCGCCAGACACGCCGCATCATCGTGCAGAACCTGGTCATCGCGCTCGGCGTGATCGCGCTGCTCATCGTGGTGACGACGACCGGCACGATCGGCATCGGCCCCGCCGTCGTGCTGCACGAAGGCAGCACGCTGGTGGTCATCGCCAACGCGCTGCGATTGCTCGCCTATCGATGA
- a CDS encoding DegT/DnrJ/EryC1/StrS aminotransferase family protein, which translates to MTIDRARRKFLGTVAAGGASLVAARPARSASQAAAPRAAVAGGKPAVLGGTPVRTAAFPSWPVQDSREEQALVSVLKSGRWGRGGGSQVKAFETKYAEVTGTQHCLATANGTSALLTALAAMGIGAGDEVIVPPYTFVATVNAVLALNALPVFVDTDIETFQIDATKIAAAITPQTRLILPVHLGGAVADMDTILATANARNIAVIEDACQSHLAQWKGRHVGSLGRAGCFSFQASKNLNSGEGGAIITSDATLAERAYAFHNNGRPGSGSDFAYRHTGLNLRLTEFQAALLLAQMTRLESQASQRETNAAYLTKALAQIPGITPAKMYPGVTRNAYHLYMFRYDPSAFGGLSRAGFLKALKAEGIPASSGYSPLNDEPFLANTLAGTAYQRIYGAAAMKAWPERNRTPQNARLCEQAVWLTQTMLIGPRQDMDHIIEAVTRIQKHAGDIARQSND; encoded by the coding sequence ATGACCATCGACCGCGCACGTCGCAAGTTCCTCGGCACCGTCGCCGCCGGCGGCGCCTCGCTCGTGGCTGCGCGTCCGGCACGATCCGCGTCGCAAGCTGCCGCGCCCCGCGCTGCCGTCGCCGGCGGCAAGCCGGCCGTGCTCGGCGGCACGCCGGTGCGCACGGCGGCCTTCCCGTCGTGGCCGGTACAGGACAGCCGCGAGGAGCAGGCGCTCGTGTCGGTGCTCAAGAGCGGGCGCTGGGGACGCGGGGGTGGTTCGCAGGTCAAGGCGTTCGAGACGAAGTACGCCGAGGTCACGGGGACGCAGCACTGCCTGGCGACGGCCAACGGCACGTCGGCGTTGCTGACGGCGCTTGCGGCGATGGGCATCGGGGCCGGCGACGAGGTCATCGTGCCGCCGTACACCTTCGTGGCGACCGTCAACGCGGTGCTCGCGCTCAACGCGCTCCCGGTGTTCGTCGACACCGACATCGAGACGTTCCAGATCGACGCGACGAAGATCGCCGCGGCGATCACGCCGCAGACGCGCCTCATCCTGCCGGTGCACCTCGGTGGCGCGGTCGCCGACATGGACACCATCCTCGCGACGGCCAACGCCCGCAACATCGCCGTGATCGAGGATGCCTGCCAGTCGCACCTCGCGCAGTGGAAGGGCCGGCACGTCGGCTCGCTCGGGCGGGCCGGGTGCTTCTCGTTCCAGGCCAGCAAGAACCTGAACAGCGGCGAGGGGGGCGCGATCATCACCAGCGACGCGACGCTCGCCGAGCGCGCCTACGCGTTCCACAACAACGGCCGCCCCGGTTCGGGCAGCGACTTCGCCTACCGGCACACCGGGCTCAACCTGCGCCTCACCGAGTTCCAGGCGGCGCTGCTGCTGGCGCAGATGACCCGCCTCGAATCGCAGGCCAGCCAGCGCGAGACCAACGCCGCGTACCTGACGAAGGCGCTCGCGCAGATTCCCGGCATCACGCCCGCGAAGATGTACCCGGGCGTGACGCGCAACGCGTACCACCTGTACATGTTCCGCTACGATCCGTCGGCCTTCGGCGGCCTGTCGCGCGCCGGCTTCCTCAAGGCGCTCAAGGCCGAGGGCATCCCGGCCAGCAGCGGCTACTCGCCCCTGAACGACGAGCCGTTCCTCGCCAACACGCTTGCCGGCACCGCCTACCAGCGCATCTACGGTGCCGCGGCGATGAAGGCGTGGCCGGAGCGCAACCGCACGCCGCAGAACGCGCGCCTCTGCGAGCAGGCCGTGTGGCTCACGCAGACCATGCTGATCGGGCCGCGCCAGGACATGGACCACATCATCGAGGCCGTGACGCGCATCCAGAAGCACGCAGGCGACATCGCGCGCCAGTCCAACGACTAG
- a CDS encoding NADPH-dependent FMN reductase, translated as MLRLQIIVVSTRPGRKGPAVATWFEQRARAHGAFEVEVVDLAEVALPVFDEPEHPRLRKYQHEHTKRWSAIVERGDAYVFVTPEYNFSAPPSLLNALDFLYTEWAEKPAGFVSYGGVSGGLRGVQMAKQVLTSLGVMPIVAGVAIPFFATRLGPDGAFASDEKLDGSAAALLTDLARWAGALASMRASRG; from the coding sequence ATGTTGCGCCTCCAGATCATCGTCGTCAGTACGCGGCCCGGACGGAAGGGGCCTGCCGTTGCCACCTGGTTCGAACAGCGCGCCCGCGCCCACGGGGCCTTCGAGGTCGAGGTCGTGGACCTCGCGGAGGTCGCCCTCCCCGTGTTCGACGAACCCGAGCACCCGCGCCTCCGCAAGTACCAGCACGAACACACGAAGCGGTGGAGCGCGATCGTCGAGCGCGGCGACGCCTACGTGTTCGTGACCCCGGAGTACAACTTCAGCGCGCCGCCGAGCCTGCTCAATGCGCTCGACTTCCTGTACACCGAATGGGCCGAGAAGCCCGCCGGCTTTGTCAGCTATGGCGGCGTGTCCGGCGGGTTGCGCGGGGTGCAGATGGCCAAGCAGGTGCTGACCTCCCTCGGCGTGATGCCGATCGTGGCCGGGGTGGCGATTCCCTTCTTCGCCACGCGCCTCGGTCCCGACGGCGCCTTCGCGTCCGACGAGAAGCTCGACGGGTCGGCGGCTGCCCTGCTCACCGATCTGGCTCGCTGGGCCGGCGCCCTGGCGTCGATGCGCGCGTCCCGGGGCTGA
- a CDS encoding ABC transporter permease/substrate-binding protein, with product MAVIQFWLAHRAEVLALLGQHLLLAGVATLVATAIGVPLGIAAAHRPRLGAPLVGLANVVQTIPSLAMFGFLLPLPVLGGIGPRTAIVALTLYALLPIVRTTITGITGIDRTVRDAGIALGMTPRQLLWQVELPLAVPAIVSGVRIAAVVAVGAATIAAAVGAGGLGEYIYRGLAMVDTTVILAGAIPAALLALVVDGALWLAQWRLQRRERRRMRRRTLIVGGVLLVLGLAAWAIVASRAGAEIVVGSKNFGEQLVLGEIVAQALEREGLRVRRQLNLGGTLICDRALLAGDIDVYVEYTGTALTAVFNKPIGASRDAVTATVREAYARTGRTLLAPLGFDNTFAMLVRGADARARGLRTIEDAARESPRWRAAFGYEFLDRPDGFTGLARAYGITLAEPPRAMDLSLTYRALAAGQADLIAGDATSGLIRALDLVALEDTRHYFPPYDAVPVARADTLLREPRMRAALDRLAGRITAAHMREMNYRAEALRQPPADVARDFLAGRIAVP from the coding sequence ATGGCGGTGATCCAGTTCTGGCTCGCCCATCGCGCGGAAGTGCTCGCGCTGCTCGGGCAACACCTGCTGCTCGCGGGCGTGGCGACCCTCGTGGCCACGGCGATCGGCGTGCCGCTCGGCATCGCCGCCGCCCATCGTCCGCGCCTCGGCGCGCCGCTCGTGGGCCTGGCCAACGTGGTGCAGACGATCCCGAGCCTCGCCATGTTCGGGTTCCTGCTGCCGTTGCCCGTGCTGGGCGGCATCGGACCGCGCACGGCCATCGTCGCCCTCACGCTGTACGCGCTGTTGCCGATCGTCCGCACGACCATCACCGGCATCACGGGGATCGATCGCACGGTGCGCGATGCCGGCATCGCGCTCGGCATGACGCCGCGCCAGCTGCTGTGGCAGGTGGAGTTGCCGCTCGCGGTGCCAGCCATCGTGTCCGGCGTGCGGATCGCGGCGGTCGTCGCGGTGGGCGCCGCGACGATTGCGGCGGCCGTCGGCGCCGGTGGGCTCGGCGAGTACATCTACCGTGGCCTCGCGATGGTCGACACCACGGTGATCCTGGCAGGCGCCATCCCGGCGGCCCTGCTGGCACTCGTCGTGGACGGCGCGCTGTGGCTCGCGCAGTGGCGCCTGCAGCGCCGGGAGCGTCGTCGCATGCGGCGACGCACGCTCATCGTCGGCGGCGTGCTGCTGGTCCTCGGCCTGGCGGCGTGGGCCATCGTCGCCTCGCGCGCTGGTGCCGAGATCGTCGTCGGCTCGAAGAACTTCGGCGAGCAGCTGGTGCTCGGCGAGATCGTCGCGCAGGCGTTGGAGCGCGAGGGGCTGCGCGTGCGTCGGCAGCTCAACCTCGGCGGCACGCTCATCTGCGACCGCGCGCTGCTGGCCGGCGACATCGACGTGTATGTGGAGTACACCGGTACCGCGCTGACGGCCGTCTTCAACAAGCCGATCGGCGCGTCGCGCGATGCGGTGACCGCGACGGTGCGTGAGGCCTACGCGCGCACCGGTCGCACGCTGCTCGCGCCGCTCGGGTTCGACAACACCTTCGCAATGCTCGTCCGTGGGGCCGACGCGCGCGCGAGGGGCTTGCGGACGATCGAGGACGCGGCGCGCGAGTCGCCGCGATGGCGCGCGGCCTTCGGCTACGAGTTCCTCGATCGCCCGGACGGGTTCACGGGCCTGGCGCGGGCCTACGGGATCACGCTCGCCGAGCCGCCGCGCGCCATGGACCTGTCGCTCACGTACCGTGCACTTGCCGCTGGCCAGGCCGACCTGATCGCCGGCGACGCGACGTCGGGCCTGATCCGCGCGCTCGACCTCGTGGCCCTCGAGGACACGCGTCACTACTTTCCGCCCTACGATGCGGTGCCCGTCGCCCGCGCCGACACGCTGTTGCGCGAGCCCCGGATGCGCGCCGCGCTCGATCGCCTGGCCGGCCGCATCACCGCCGCGCACATGCGGGAGATGAACTACCGCGCGGAAGCCCTGCGCCAACCCCCGGCCGACGTGGCCCGCGACTTCCTCGCCGGCCGCATCGCCGTCCCCTGA
- a CDS encoding PHP domain-containing protein: protein MGPHGPDAIEDINSRVAAALRDLAAVQSSTQKAWGYKRAAAAILDLDVPLTQLRGPEGALPRVKHVGPSSLRVVLEILDTGRSPTVEQAVRDAGAVAAVETRATYREHFLSRAQVMQALRREGLAGPTLADIRGDLHMHTTYSDGAHGVEEMADACAARGLAYCAISDHSYGLPIAGGVPMDRLARQHAEIDALNARWAGRFHVLKGIEANLRADGSVDMTPEELATLDIVIASPHSALRRAEDQTARMLAAVSQPGVHVIGHPRGRMYGSRPGVSAHWPAIFEAAARTGVALEIDGDPSRQDLDHTMAAEAADAGCLIAVDSDAHGIDQLAYAETAVAHARLAQVPPDQVINTWPIGRLLEWCAARRAGSR, encoded by the coding sequence ATGGGCCCCCACGGACCGGACGCCATCGAGGACATCAACAGCCGGGTCGCCGCAGCGCTTCGTGATCTCGCGGCGGTGCAATCCTCCACCCAGAAGGCGTGGGGCTACAAGCGCGCGGCCGCGGCCATCCTCGATCTCGATGTGCCGCTCACGCAACTGCGCGGGCCCGAGGGAGCGCTCCCACGCGTCAAGCACGTCGGCCCCTCTTCACTGCGCGTCGTGCTCGAGATCCTCGACACCGGCCGTTCCCCCACCGTCGAGCAAGCGGTGCGAGACGCAGGGGCGGTGGCCGCGGTCGAGACGCGCGCCACGTACCGCGAGCACTTCCTCAGCCGTGCGCAGGTCATGCAGGCCCTGCGACGTGAGGGGCTCGCAGGTCCGACGCTCGCCGACATCCGCGGTGACCTGCACATGCACACCACGTACAGCGACGGCGCACACGGCGTCGAGGAGATGGCCGACGCGTGCGCGGCTCGCGGCCTCGCCTACTGCGCGATCTCGGACCACTCGTACGGCCTGCCCATCGCCGGCGGCGTGCCGATGGACAGGCTCGCGCGGCAGCATGCCGAGATCGACGCGCTCAACGCCCGCTGGGCCGGACGGTTTCACGTGCTGAAAGGGATCGAGGCGAACCTGCGCGCCGACGGCAGCGTGGACATGACGCCGGAGGAACTCGCCACGCTCGACATCGTCATCGCGTCGCCTCATTCGGCGCTGCGCCGGGCCGAGGACCAGACCGCGCGCATGCTCGCGGCAGTGAGTCAGCCGGGCGTGCACGTGATCGGCCACCCGCGCGGGCGGATGTACGGGTCGCGACCCGGCGTGTCGGCGCACTGGCCGGCCATCTTCGAGGCGGCGGCCAGGACCGGCGTCGCGCTCGAAATCGACGGCGACCCGTCGCGCCAGGATCTCGATCACACCATGGCCGCAGAGGCGGCCGACGCCGGTTGCCTGATTGCGGTCGACAGCGATGCCCACGGCATCGATCAGCTCGCCTATGCGGAGACGGCAGTGGCCCACGCGCGCCTTGCGCAGGTGCCACCGGATCAGGTCATCAACACGTGGCCGATCGGGCGACTGCTCGAGTGGTGCGCCGCGCGACGAGCCGGGTCACGGTGA